TCGTCTGCAGTCTTCATGTTGGCAAATCATCTTCACGTTACTTAAGGTAAGCATTGCATCAACATCCTTATAAAAACATTGGTTTAATTTCACTTATTGGGAccatgctattttttttttacagccaGCTTAAACTATCACACCCTGAACATGTGCTTGTGAAGCGTGTATCATCAGCCGAAGATAACTTCGAGCGAGCGCTTCAATCTATCGCTTGAAGACTCTCCCATTGTTCAAGCTTTGCAGGATCAGTTTGCTTTACGACATATTTTCCTCGGTTGGTAAATCCAACAGAACAACCAAAACCGTTTTGTCTTTTTGGAATCAGTATATGAACCAGATTTTGCCATTTGAGTATGTTACGTTTACCATCTCAttacttttaaatataaaactccAGGCTCCACCTATCATACTCTCAGACTTAATTTAGCTAGATCGCGTAGCCAAAACCCAAATAGGAATATGCATCACTCCATAACTTACTTGAGTTCAAACCCTTGTCTGGGATAATTTCCACAGCCAATTTCACGATATCATGATACgattgttagaattttaatttgaaaaatgtatttgAGAGGTAATTTCTACAAACAGGTGAAAATGTTGAATGAATTGCTGCTTCCTAGAATCAACGTAAAGCCATTATTAATCAGTacaaaatttcatatataatcTCTAcatattgtttcaaaaagaaaatctctacatatattTGGACCGTACAAATACTATAATACTAATAGTAAATAAGAACACATCACCTTCCACACCCTTCACTAACATCTAGAATCAAGACTCTTCACTACAATCGTCTAAGTCGATAcacaaaacatgtttttgttgCTTCGCGCGTAACAACTCTGTTTAGCATCTTTAGAGCGTCTCAAAAAAataactctattttgaagtttctaaaactttatatttgaaatttaaagttgttcttctccaaaaacaaaacttcaaactcaacttcaaaattatttatattttataatatggtcatTCTATTTGTCATAAGTAATctgaattcataaaacttttataaataactagcacatatataaacatattacaacaatattaattaataaatattctattaaaatataaaaaattaaataaaaataacttaattaatattaaacttcaaacaaaataccatgttattccataaaatgattttcgtaatgcatatatgatctattagtgcatttcgaagtaaaaatggttctcctcatttttactttgtaaaTTACGAGCTAAAATTTGTTGAAATCAGATGatattgatacttgtaaatacattaaatcggaacaagaaagtaaaagagaaacataaaatattgctaaaagactaatttcttttcgatgatattaatactcgtgaatatattcgatatgaacaaaaaagaattttaagaaaaagacatcaaaaacaacaacaataaccatcttcagttacacaaaaaatttggacaatatttgaaaattttgaaggttccggatcaaacttatctgattattagtgttgttgtaatatttaaatttgtgtaatagttatgtcttcatataatttttaaaaatctttttgttaaatttcttttgtatattatcgttgtctaaatctagtttaaaatgttttaaatcttattttaaagttttatttaattttatgtgtaaaatttaaaatctgtaaacaaaatttaaaaatatttatgagatataattttttttaaggattaaaataagaaacgagaaaatatttatgaatcataaaggtGATGTGTGATTGTAAAGACCAAAacgcaaataaaaatatgaaacttcaaatttaaagttttgagtagtgaaacttcaaatatagagtttcactcctcaaaacttcaaatttgaaagttttgaagtttttttttttagagcaaaaaatttcatatttgaaattataaagtgtcttttggagatgctcttagtcgCGTGACTGACAGTGTTTAACTTTGTGAGAATCGCTCACAGAAAAAATAGTCAAACGAAATTGTTTACAAACTATTTATAATACAATAAATAGGATAGTGAAATGTGTGAATGTTAAagaataatatgtaaatatataagcaTACTACATACAATGGCTTTTGATATAATAAGACGATTTCAATAAGCTCCAGCCTCTAGTCCAAGCTGCATGAGAGACACATGTTCATGTGCATGCTTCTACATTTAGTCAACTTTCATGTTTCTTTCGATACACATGCATTTGTAGTTGTTAAATCAGTCCAACAATTCCCAAATGGATAATTGTGTTTTCTttgtgtatatgtatatatatgtggtTTAGTTTTCCCTGAAAATCACAGCAATGTACAATGGGCAGATACATGCTTCGTAAAATATAAActtgtttttataataaatcaaaaaagTTCTTTAAGTTGTGTTAAAAAGAGAGGACGTAAACACATGGGTTCTTCGACAGTCACCACTTTAGCCCTAATCCTAATCATGATCTTCCACCTCACGCCAGAAACAACTGCAGCTCGCCATCTCAACGATCAGATGAAGCCGATCGATGTAATGAAATACCTGTTTTCACAGGGCTTTCCCTTTGACCGTGTTCCTCCACCACCGTCACTTTTTTCCTCCGTTACCGTTTGTACCTTCTCCAATCCCTGGATACGCTCCAAGTTTACCGTCACCGTCACCTTCGTCACCTCCGGCGTCTCTTCCCGGTTTCCCTGGCTTTAGGTTTTCTCCCCCGCTGATCCTCACGCCGCCACCGTCGTGATTTTATAGGTTAGCGCCGTtattatatatgacaattatCCGTTGGAAAAACGATTGATCATGTGGACTCGATGATATAAGACATGCTTATTTCACGAAAGTttaataaagatatatatatgtcGTGTAAGTGTAACAAATTGTCGATctaattattaaataaagaCTTCTGTTTAAGTTTTTTGCACCGGGAATCTTTCTCTCAATCTCACATTCTCATGAAGTTTACGAGTGCGAGTGAACTCAAATCGTATATCGAAGTAATTAAAAGTGATCATATACATTGTATATGtgatgttacaaaaaaatacatttgataTATGTATGGCTCAAGTTggaagttttgttttttacagTTTCATAGTCTAATTAATAAGACTAAATATGGTTGATCCAAACTTtgtaacaaaaaatagtttaatacgTCTAAATAGTAAAGtaaaattataatgttttgaaaattgTCTCCCTCCTACTTTTCAGCAATTCTTGCTTCTATTCTCATAGTCGACATCATGAAAGCTAGCTAGGAGTGTTGATTcctttttaaatcaaaattatttaaacataaagaTGTAAATCTATCAAAATTATCTCTCTTAATAGACTTATAGATGATTCCACTACGGAAACTGAACTATCTTTACCAAAACGTATGCAGAAGTGTGTATCTTATTCATCAACCAAAGTAAGGTATATATACAACACAAATAGCATAAGCTAACTAGGAATATGAAACTAGATTAGTCTAAATCATAATCCTCTCAATAATAACTCTTAACTTCATTGTATAGTAATCATGTATTGGTTGTAAATTGTCTATTTCAATGATAACAGTGCAACTTTTGACTTAAACGTTAAATAGAAAATGACATTAAAATGTTAAACGTGTATGACATATATTAGTTTGTATATTTCCTTGTTAAACAAAGAAGTATTATGTTTTTGGGTCTAGCAAtgtatgcaaaaaaaaaaaagaacaacatagaaacaaaacaaacaatagGTCAGTTCTTTGGAAGTCATATGGTATTATATGTCATTGTTTAGGAAAACTTTCCCAACATTTTGATTGGCTAATAAAAttgtgtgtttaagaacaaaaaaccaaaatccatGGTATTTTCCTTTGGCGTTGTTGCTGTGAACTCAGGGAGAAATATCCGATACTTGAGCATCCAATGATCCAACAAAACCTGTTCTTATTTAATTCTCAAAATCGTTTTCTATTACCTATTTGGgtcttcttgatttttttttattcacatATTATCATGCAGCTCCTTCTTTAGACGGCATGTATTAAACCCCTTACATGTTAGGCGCCAGTACTTCTCCACGCCGCCATAGACGTGCTTCCCAATTCTTCcccgtatatatatatatatatatattcaatgaattttaaatttctaacccaACCCTAAGAATCTCACCTTTTAAATTTCGTTCACCATCTTTAGCATATTAATACCTTAGCAAGATTTCTAAGTTTGTTATGTCTCCTCCAGCGTTTTTTGTGTTTGAAGATGATTTAAACAGTAAATGGAGCAATGAAGAGTTGCAGCGTCTCGGTGTTTTTGCCAGAGAAAACTCTAACCCTAATTTCAATATCTTGGTGAAGAATGCGGCTCTGCAGAACCAGCATACCGTTTCCTCAGTTCTCTCCCGCCCATCTGTGAAAGAAGAAAGCTTCAGAATGGTCTTACCTCTGGTGATGTCTCCACCGAGAGATAAAGCCGTGCCACTTCCTGTTCTTCCCGAGCCGATGATGAAACCACAGAAGAAGCTTGGCCGCCAAGAAACCATGTTTGCTGTAGGAAAATCTCGGTATCATGAGAAAAACCTAAATCATGAAGAAGAATCTTTCAATTGCAGTGCCTTCTGTTTATCCCTCCTTGGTTTTGGGAAGAAAAAAACGGCGAGGTCACCGAAAAGCAAGGATTCATCtataaagaagaaaatgatcaaaggGTCATCGTTTTCAAACTCCATTGTCTCCCTAGGTGCCTCATTCGAGAAATTTGAATATGGCTCATGGGTTTCAGCAACTGCTCTGGCCCGAGAAAACGACCGATTGTACTTCGACCTGCCGTTGGAGATGATCCAATGTGGCCGTGCAGGCGGTGGAAATGTGCAAGAACCGGTGAGTTCCGGTTTATTGTTAGACAAGGAAACAGAAAGTTTAGCTTTGAAAAGTGTTCTGAAGACTTCTCTGTCCGGAAGGGAAGAAAGAAGTTTGGCTGAGACGTCTTCGCAACGCCTTGTCAGATTCTCGAACATGACCTCGGTTTCATGCCCGAATTCACCTCGATCGAGTATCACCTCCACGCTTGCTTAAATGTTAAAGCTAGAGATGACTTCGATACGTTCTTTGCAGCACAGAAAGCGTGGAAAACTTAAGAAAACGTAGCACTATAAAAAGATTTTACAATAACATATATGTTCGTATCTAAAAAAAACGGTATGTATATAACAACAAAGGAGAGCGAATATCTGCTTTCTATAAAAATTTGAATCTCTACGTATTCAGATTGATGAAGGATTATGTTTATGGTCAGCCGACATGTTTCACCTTTGATCGAACATTAAGCTTTTTTGGCACAATTCTTCTGTTTGGTACTAGTTCTCTGTCATTGTTTATAGAGAATAccataaataacaataaaataggtttttgttcaaaaaaaaaaaaaataacacacCAAAAGAAATG
The window above is part of the Brassica napus cultivar Da-Ae chromosome C3, Da-Ae, whole genome shotgun sequence genome. Proteins encoded here:
- the LOC106404195 gene encoding uncharacterized protein LOC106404195, which gives rise to MSPPAFFVFEDDLNSKWSNEELQRLGVFARENSNPNFNILVKNAALQNQHTVSSVLSRPSVKEESFRMVLPLVMSPPRDKAVPLPVLPEPMMKPQKKLGRQETMFAVGKSRYHEKNLNHEEESFNCSAFCLSLLGFGKKKTARSPKSKDSSIKKKMIKGSSFSNSIVSLGASFEKFEYGSWVSATALARENDRLYFDLPLEMIQCGRAGGGNVQEPVSSGLLLDKETESLALKSVLKTSLSGREERSLAETSSQRLVRFSNMTSVSCPNSPRSSITSTLA